From Salinirubellus salinus, the proteins below share one genomic window:
- a CDS encoding SOS response-associated peptidase: protein MCGRYSLFTPPAELADRFGVVVPETFPQRYNAAPGQSLPVVTAEAPDRLSHLTWGLVPSWSDDDSGGLINARSETVHEKPAFREAYRARRCLVPADGFYEWVSTEDGKRPYRVALEGDEPFAMAGLWERWTPPQKQTGLGDFGGDGPDRSVDPLETFTILTTEPNEVVADLHHRMAVVLAPDEEERWLTEDDPRDLLDPYPADRMRAYPVSRLVNDPSNDSPALVEPVEP, encoded by the coding sequence ATGTGCGGCCGATACAGCCTGTTCACCCCGCCGGCCGAGCTGGCCGACCGGTTCGGCGTCGTCGTCCCGGAGACGTTCCCCCAGCGGTACAACGCCGCGCCCGGTCAGTCGCTCCCGGTCGTCACGGCCGAGGCCCCCGACCGCCTGAGCCACCTGACGTGGGGGCTCGTCCCCTCGTGGAGCGACGACGACTCGGGGGGCCTTATCAACGCACGGAGCGAGACCGTCCACGAGAAGCCCGCGTTCCGCGAGGCCTACCGCGCCCGGCGCTGTCTGGTACCGGCCGACGGCTTCTACGAGTGGGTGTCGACGGAGGACGGCAAGCGACCCTACCGGGTCGCACTCGAGGGCGACGAACCGTTCGCGATGGCGGGGCTCTGGGAGCGCTGGACGCCTCCGCAGAAACAGACTGGCCTCGGGGACTTCGGGGGTGACGGGCCGGACCGCTCCGTCGACCCGCTCGAGACGTTCACGATACTGACGACGGAGCCGAACGAGGTGGTGGCCGACCTCCACCACCGGATGGCCGTGGTGCTCGCCCCCGACGAGGAGGAGCGCTGGCTGACCGAGGACGACCCCCGAGACCTGCTCGACCCGTACCCCGCCGATCGGATGCGGGCCTACCCCGTCTCGCGACTGGTGAACGACCCGTCGAACGACTCCCCGGCGCTCGTCGAGCCGGTGGAGCCCTGA
- a CDS encoding isochorismate synthase, whose translation MEPLRGEEAASRTSARGPVVSRAVELSSAPPARAVLGGAEAPRLYWAAPAEATVVGGGAATTVTATGDDRFESVRAAADDLFATGDVHAGTLAARPRLFGGFAFHDDHAGAPPWVGFPAAGFVLPETQVTYTDDAAWLTVNAAGPDADAETVERRVEEERERLADLPDPGPIGPPPGVTSRERTTSREAWRESVTAATSRIHAGELRKVVLAQALRTDLDSPVSVPDVLARLGETYPDCYRFLVEPTAGDGETDTAGGFLGATPERLVALRGRTVETGALAGTTGRGDTPEEDEWLARELMDDEKNRHEHELVADAIREQLDPFAASVAAGERRVRRLATVQHLETPITAELERDEHVLTLVKALHPTPAVGGLPPDRALETIRETERFDRGWYAAPVGWFDAAGYGSFAVALRSAVVRDATATLFAGVGIVGDSDPDREWDEVDLKYRPMLDELE comes from the coding sequence ATGGAACCACTCCGCGGCGAGGAGGCCGCCTCACGCACGTCGGCCCGTGGGCCGGTCGTGAGCCGAGCCGTCGAACTCTCGTCGGCGCCGCCGGCCCGCGCGGTGCTCGGCGGGGCCGAGGCGCCGCGGCTGTACTGGGCCGCCCCAGCCGAAGCGACGGTGGTGGGGGGCGGCGCCGCCACGACGGTCACCGCCACGGGTGACGACCGGTTCGAGTCGGTCCGTGCGGCCGCGGACGACCTGTTCGCCACTGGCGACGTCCACGCGGGGACGCTCGCCGCTCGTCCCCGCCTGTTCGGGGGGTTCGCCTTCCACGACGACCACGCTGGCGCGCCCCCGTGGGTCGGCTTCCCGGCCGCGGGGTTCGTCCTGCCCGAGACGCAGGTGACCTACACCGACGACGCGGCGTGGCTCACCGTGAACGCCGCTGGACCGGACGCCGACGCCGAGACGGTCGAACGCCGCGTCGAGGAGGAACGCGAGCGACTCGCCGACCTGCCGGACCCCGGCCCGATCGGCCCACCACCCGGCGTCACGAGTCGGGAGCGAACCACCTCACGCGAGGCGTGGCGCGAGTCCGTGACCGCCGCGACCTCGCGCATCCACGCGGGCGAACTCCGGAAGGTGGTGCTCGCACAGGCGCTCCGGACGGACCTCGACTCGCCGGTCTCCGTCCCGGACGTGCTGGCCCGGCTCGGCGAGACGTACCCAGACTGCTATCGCTTCCTCGTCGAGCCCACGGCCGGCGACGGAGAGACGGACACGGCGGGCGGGTTCCTCGGTGCGACGCCCGAGCGACTCGTCGCGCTCCGGGGGCGGACCGTGGAGACGGGCGCGCTCGCGGGGACGACGGGCCGGGGCGACACCCCCGAGGAGGACGAGTGGCTCGCACGCGAACTGATGGACGACGAGAAGAACCGCCACGAACACGAACTCGTCGCGGACGCCATCCGCGAGCAACTCGACCCGTTCGCGGCGAGCGTCGCGGCCGGTGAACGACGCGTTCGACGTCTGGCGACCGTCCAGCACCTCGAGACGCCCATCACGGCAGAGCTGGAGCGTGACGAACACGTCCTGACGCTGGTGAAGGCGCTCCACCCGACGCCCGCGGTGGGCGGCCTGCCGCCGGACCGGGCGCTGGAGACCATCCGGGAGACCGAGCGGTTCGACCGGGGCTGGTACGCCGCCCCTGTCGGGTGGTTCGACGCCGCCGGGTACGGCTCGTTCGCGGTGGCGCTCCGGTCGGCCGTCGTCAGGGACGCCACGGCCACCCTCTTCGCGGGCGTCGGTATCGTCGGTGACTCGGACCCGGACCGCGAGTGGGACGAGGTGGACCTGAAGTACCGTCCGATGCTGGACGAACTGGAATGA
- the menD gene encoding 2-succinyl-5-enolpyruvyl-6-hydroxy-3-cyclohexene-1-carboxylic-acid synthase yields MSGERRPPVADSADWPDAVADSPNESTLWGRVVVDELYRAGVDAACLAPGSRSTPLTMAFADHPGVRVFSHLDERSAAFFALGRAKRTGRPTPVVTTSGTATANLHPAVIEANQARVPMLLLTADRPRELQHSGANQTVDQEKLYGDAVRHYRSLPDPAFDGRKLRAVRTAVSRAVHTASDGANPGPVHLNCPFRKPLEPTPTDPPEGWAEASPLGARGRPDGTPFVAVTEGRTELASADRARLVEAVEGADAGVLVCGPADAPTPSRDAMRGLALSTGFPVLADPLSGLRWGQHVDADGVTVCGGYDAYLGALETYPDVVLRFGASPTSKPLRRYLAEAGRRGARQFVVDPAGGWREAAFTATDLVVAAPTPLAAALSGRVEREAGGFEVRLADLETAYWDRVADESRFLEGDVLGDVAALAPDPSTVFVSNSMPVRDLDRFGRPHDADLTVLGNRGASGIDGIASTGLGAGSASEGPLVLVTGDLAYYHDSNGLLAVARSGVDATVVLVNNDGGGIFHLLPVESFDPPFTEQFTTPHGLDFEPTADLYGLEFARTDDRETFRDLFAESVATDGTQVIEVVFDGEASHRGRETLQQSVHEWVRSRDGRDAGHND; encoded by the coding sequence ATGAGCGGTGAGCGTCGCCCGCCGGTAGCGGACTCCGCCGACTGGCCCGATGCGGTGGCCGACTCGCCGAACGAGAGCACGCTCTGGGGACGCGTCGTCGTCGACGAACTCTACCGCGCTGGCGTCGACGCGGCCTGTCTCGCACCCGGTTCGCGCTCGACGCCGCTGACGATGGCGTTCGCCGACCACCCGGGCGTCCGCGTCTTCTCGCACCTCGACGAGCGCTCGGCGGCGTTCTTCGCGCTCGGCCGGGCGAAGCGGACGGGGCGACCGACCCCCGTCGTCACCACCTCCGGGACGGCGACGGCCAACCTCCACCCCGCGGTGATCGAGGCGAACCAGGCACGCGTCCCGATGCTGCTGCTGACGGCCGACCGGCCGCGCGAACTCCAGCACTCCGGGGCGAACCAGACCGTCGACCAGGAGAAGCTCTACGGCGACGCCGTCCGACACTACCGGAGCCTCCCCGACCCGGCGTTCGACGGCCGGAAACTCCGTGCGGTCCGGACGGCCGTCTCGCGCGCGGTCCACACCGCGAGCGACGGCGCGAACCCCGGACCGGTCCACCTGAACTGTCCGTTCCGCAAGCCGCTGGAGCCGACGCCGACGGACCCGCCCGAGGGGTGGGCCGAGGCGTCGCCGCTCGGGGCGCGTGGCCGTCCGGACGGGACCCCGTTCGTGGCCGTCACCGAGGGGCGGACGGAACTCGCGTCGGCCGACCGCGCGCGCCTCGTCGAGGCCGTCGAGGGGGCCGACGCGGGGGTCCTCGTCTGCGGGCCGGCCGACGCGCCGACCCCTTCCCGCGACGCGATGCGGGGGCTCGCGCTCTCGACCGGGTTCCCGGTGCTCGCCGACCCGCTCTCGGGGCTACGCTGGGGCCAACACGTCGACGCCGACGGGGTGACGGTCTGCGGGGGCTACGACGCGTATCTCGGGGCGCTCGAGACGTACCCGGACGTCGTGCTGCGGTTCGGCGCCTCGCCCACCTCGAAGCCCCTGCGACGGTACCTCGCCGAGGCGGGCCGTCGTGGCGCCCGGCAGTTCGTCGTCGACCCGGCTGGCGGGTGGCGTGAGGCGGCGTTCACCGCGACGGACCTCGTCGTGGCCGCACCGACGCCGCTGGCCGCGGCACTCTCGGGTCGCGTCGAGCGCGAGGCTGGTGGGTTCGAGGTGCGGCTCGCGGACCTGGAGACGGCCTACTGGGACCGGGTGGCCGACGAGTCGCGGTTCCTCGAGGGCGACGTGCTCGGCGACGTGGCGGCGCTCGCTCCCGACCCGTCGACGGTGTTCGTCTCGAACTCGATGCCGGTCCGTGACCTCGACCGATTCGGCCGGCCGCACGACGCCGACCTGACCGTCCTCGGGAACCGCGGGGCGTCGGGCATCGACGGCATCGCGTCGACGGGGCTGGGCGCCGGGAGCGCGAGCGAGGGGCCGCTCGTCCTCGTCACCGGCGATCTCGCGTACTACCACGACTCGAACGGGCTCCTCGCCGTCGCACGGAGCGGCGTCGACGCCACCGTCGTCCTCGTGAACAACGACGGCGGCGGCATCTTCCACCTCCTCCCGGTCGAGTCGTTCGACCCGCCGTTCACCGAACAGTTCACCACCCCGCACGGGCTGGACTTCGAGCCGACCGCCGACCTCTACGGACTCGAGTTCGCCCGCACCGACGACCGTGAGACCTTCCGCGACCTGTTCGCCGAGAGCGTCGCCACCGACGGAACGCAGGTGATAGAGGTCGTCTTCGACGGGGAGGCGAGCCACCGGGGGCGGGAGACGCTCCAGCAGTCGGTCCACGAGTGGGTCCGGAGTCGTGACGGCCGCGACGCCGGCCACAACGACTAA
- a CDS encoding J domain-containing protein: MADEGGDFYGVLGLERTASADAIREAYRERVKETHPDVAEGADAADRFRRVKRAHEVLGDPAERRRYDRLGHEGYLAAERVDADDGREPDSTAPGARARNETGTAPGATAASATDAGGTTRASETRGTRWTRHGRPGYGATTASERTRTDRDRAEDYGTVQRGAARWVRLTTALLEAWQSRLTPASGPLALAVFVAYPVFLGSTVAPWFPLPVNAIVGVCTLFVVAYLVLKPELGIPVFGGWLALLPVALSVAGLGVLSLSGALAFLLTAVPLALCVSALVGGATL; encoded by the coding sequence ATGGCAGACGAGGGTGGGGACTTCTACGGCGTGCTGGGGCTGGAGCGGACCGCCAGCGCCGACGCCATCCGGGAGGCCTACCGCGAACGGGTGAAGGAGACGCACCCCGACGTGGCCGAGGGCGCCGACGCGGCCGACCGGTTCCGCCGTGTCAAGCGTGCCCACGAGGTGCTCGGAGACCCCGCGGAGCGCCGCCGGTACGACCGACTGGGCCACGAGGGCTACCTCGCGGCCGAACGGGTCGACGCCGACGACGGCCGGGAACCGGACTCTACCGCGCCGGGGGCCCGAGCGCGGAACGAGACGGGGACAGCGCCGGGCGCCACCGCGGCGAGTGCCACCGATGCCGGGGGAACCACGCGGGCCAGTGAGACCCGTGGTACCCGATGGACGCGACACGGCCGCCCCGGCTACGGGGCGACCACGGCGAGCGAGCGGACGCGGACCGACCGGGACCGTGCCGAGGACTACGGGACGGTACAGCGGGGCGCCGCCCGGTGGGTCCGGCTCACCACGGCGCTGCTGGAGGCGTGGCAGTCCCGGCTGACGCCCGCGAGCGGGCCGCTCGCGCTCGCCGTCTTCGTCGCCTACCCCGTCTTCCTCGGGAGCACCGTCGCACCGTGGTTCCCGCTGCCGGTCAACGCCATCGTCGGCGTCTGCACCCTGTTCGTCGTCGCCTACCTCGTGCTGAAGCCGGAGCTCGGCATCCCCGTCTTCGGGGGGTGGCTGGCGCTCCTGCCGGTGGCGCTCTCGGTCGCCGGGCTGGGCGTGCTGTCGCTCTCGGGCGCGCTCGCGTTCCTACTCACGGCGGTGCCGCTCGCACTCTGCGTGAGCGCGCTCGTCGGCGGCGCGACGCTCTAG
- a CDS encoding 1,4-dihydroxy-2-naphthoyl-CoA synthase, whose amino-acid sequence MVSELFDPDRWEAVDAFDFRDLTYHRATDVGAVRIAFDRPEVRNAFRPETVDELYVALDHAKRQTDVGCVLLTGNGPSPKDGGWAFCSGGDQRVRGDAGYEYEDSAEPSEDETEREKRARQAPRLHILEVQRLIRTIPKPVVCVAPGWAVGGGHSLHVVCDMTLASEEHAKFLQTDPDVASYDAGYGSAYLARQIGQKKAREVFFLGKTYSADEAVEMGMANEAVPHEELETVALDWAERITSKSPMAIRMLKYAFNAVDDGMMGQQVFAGEATRLGYMTDEAKEGRDAFVEGREPEFQRFPWHY is encoded by the coding sequence ATGGTATCCGAACTGTTCGACCCGGACCGCTGGGAGGCGGTCGACGCGTTCGACTTCCGCGACCTGACCTACCACCGCGCGACCGACGTGGGTGCCGTCCGAATCGCCTTCGACCGGCCCGAGGTCCGCAACGCCTTCCGGCCCGAGACGGTCGACGAACTCTACGTCGCGCTCGACCACGCGAAGCGACAGACGGACGTGGGGTGTGTCCTCCTCACCGGCAACGGCCCCTCGCCCAAGGACGGCGGGTGGGCGTTCTGTTCCGGCGGCGACCAGCGCGTTCGTGGCGACGCGGGCTACGAGTACGAGGACAGCGCGGAGCCGAGCGAGGACGAGACCGAACGAGAGAAGCGTGCCCGACAGGCCCCGCGACTCCACATCCTCGAGGTCCAGCGGCTCATCCGGACCATCCCGAAGCCCGTCGTCTGCGTCGCGCCCGGCTGGGCCGTCGGCGGCGGTCACTCGCTCCACGTCGTCTGCGACATGACGCTCGCGAGCGAGGAGCACGCGAAGTTCCTCCAGACGGACCCCGACGTCGCCAGCTACGACGCCGGCTACGGGAGCGCCTACCTCGCCCGGCAGATCGGTCAGAAGAAGGCCCGCGAGGTGTTCTTCCTCGGTAAGACCTACTCCGCCGATGAGGCCGTCGAGATGGGGATGGCCAACGAGGCCGTCCCCCACGAGGAACTGGAGACAGTCGCACTCGACTGGGCCGAGCGCATCACGTCCAAGTCACCGATGGCCATCCGGATGCTCAAGTACGCGTTCAACGCCGTCGACGACGGGATGATGGGCCAGCAGGTGTTCGCGGGCGAGGCGACCCGACTCGGCTACATGACCGACGAGGCGAAGGAGGGCAGAGACGCGTTCGTGGAGGGGCGGGAGCCGGAGTTCCAGCGGTTCCCCTGGCACTACTAG
- a CDS encoding SDR family NAD(P)-dependent oxidoreductase translates to MDKTVAITGASRGLGAAVARAFGAEGAHLVLSARDTDALDMVAADVLEAGGSVSTVRADVRDEFDVERFCEEAARESDGGIDVLVANAGVYHGDVGQTRLADESYSAFDDHLRTNVRGVYATIREAVPHLAPEARVLVPSGQIAREAKSGLGSYAVSKAGAEALVRQFAAELEQAVGVVDPGQVSTDLTGNGPGRAPADVAGMFVWAATAADAEELDGGVLDLRAWKSATR, encoded by the coding sequence ATGGACAAGACGGTAGCCATCACCGGAGCGAGCCGAGGACTGGGCGCGGCCGTCGCCCGCGCGTTCGGCGCCGAGGGCGCACACCTCGTCCTCTCCGCCCGCGACACCGATGCGCTGGACATGGTCGCCGCGGACGTGTTGGAGGCCGGCGGGAGCGTCTCGACGGTACGAGCCGACGTGCGCGACGAGTTCGACGTCGAGCGGTTCTGCGAGGAGGCCGCCCGAGAGAGCGACGGGGGTATCGACGTCCTCGTCGCGAACGCCGGGGTCTACCACGGCGACGTGGGGCAGACCCGCCTCGCCGACGAGTCCTACAGCGCGTTCGACGACCACCTCCGCACCAACGTCCGGGGCGTCTACGCGACGATCCGGGAGGCCGTCCCCCACCTCGCCCCCGAGGCTCGCGTCCTCGTCCCGTCCGGACAGATCGCCCGTGAGGCCAAGTCGGGCCTCGGCTCCTACGCCGTCTCCAAGGCGGGGGCCGAGGCGCTCGTCCGGCAGTTCGCCGCCGAACTCGAGCAGGCGGTCGGCGTCGTCGACCCCGGTCAGGTGTCGACCGACCTCACCGGCAACGGGCCGGGCCGTGCCCCCGCGGACGTGGCCGGGATGTTCGTCTGGGCCGCGACGGCGGCCGATGCCGAGGAACTCGACGGCGGGGTCCTCGACCTGCGGGCGTGGAAGTCGGCGACACGCTGA
- a CDS encoding ZIP family metal transporter, whose amino-acid sequence MEVETEREATTSPAFGRPSLVGAGSVVVLVALTAVGYAVGLWKVLVIAWVAFVAMAGFAPFGARAAGTNDARRLVWGYGLAAGAMVTSAAVFLLPQAIGLDTRIGGFGVAAGLLVGYGSHTLGHRLAHLETPFDKTTVEISAHALSAGLIIGLVYAAMPGLGLLLGLAIVSHKGPAGYAAARRLAGRGKSPAVLLFPAAGVGLTAIPIAFLTPPSTAAVNAAIFGFAAGVFLHVAMDFLPRCEQGSEVGEVAALSDDAHALLDRLRTHAVLSTSLGAAAVFVAWLAVGA is encoded by the coding sequence ATGGAGGTCGAGACCGAGCGGGAGGCCACGACGTCGCCGGCGTTCGGCAGGCCGTCGCTGGTCGGTGCCGGGTCCGTCGTGGTGCTCGTGGCGCTGACCGCGGTGGGCTACGCCGTGGGCCTGTGGAAGGTGCTGGTCATCGCGTGGGTCGCGTTCGTCGCGATGGCGGGGTTCGCCCCCTTCGGGGCCCGCGCCGCCGGGACGAACGACGCCCGCCGACTCGTCTGGGGCTACGGGCTCGCTGCAGGGGCGATGGTCACCTCGGCCGCGGTGTTCCTGCTCCCGCAAGCCATCGGACTGGACACCCGCATCGGCGGTTTCGGCGTCGCCGCCGGACTGCTCGTCGGGTACGGCTCACACACGCTGGGGCACCGCCTCGCACACCTCGAGACGCCGTTCGACAAGACGACCGTCGAGATCAGCGCCCACGCGCTCTCCGCAGGACTCATCATCGGGCTGGTCTACGCCGCGATGCCGGGACTGGGACTACTGCTCGGCCTGGCCATCGTCTCGCACAAGGGGCCGGCGGGCTACGCGGCGGCGCGCCGGCTCGCTGGTCGGGGGAAGTCCCCCGCCGTGTTGCTCTTCCCGGCCGCCGGCGTCGGCCTGACGGCCATCCCGATCGCGTTCCTCACACCACCGAGTACCGCCGCCGTCAACGCGGCCATCTTCGGGTTCGCCGCGGGCGTCTTCCTCCACGTCGCGATGGACTTCCTCCCGCGATGCGAGCAGGGGAGCGAGGTGGGCGAGGTTGCGGCGCTCTCCGACGACGCGCACGCACTGCTCGACCGACTCCGGACCCACGCCGTCCTCAGCACGTCGCTAGGGGCAGCCGCCGTCTTCGTCGCGTGGCTCGCCGTCGGCGCTTAA
- a CDS encoding zinc ribbon domain-containing protein, protein MVPNTSDERGCPKCGHDGTDVGKISTTGDGLSKFFDIQTNTFKVVSCTNCGYSELYRDSTPGSNDIVDVFLG, encoded by the coding sequence ATGGTCCCCAACACGAGCGACGAGCGCGGCTGTCCGAAGTGCGGTCACGACGGCACCGACGTGGGCAAGATCTCGACCACCGGCGACGGCCTCTCGAAGTTCTTCGACATCCAGACGAACACGTTCAAGGTCGTCTCCTGTACGAACTGCGGGTACTCGGAACTCTACCGGGACAGCACGCCGGGGTCGAACGACATCGTGGACGTGTTCCTCGGCTGA
- a CDS encoding GNAT family N-acetyltransferase, translating into MNVTVRPADPDDAEAIHALGRAAWHAAYDDVFGPDRVDRVVDQWWGVESLRGAAVAEERAFLVATDAGAVVGVADAGPEPGERGTYHLGRLYVHPGRWGEGVGGRLVDHLRGRLPVRAERLRLVVLAENPVGVSFYESYGFERVDERAGETDGVEHREYVYELSLGPQD; encoded by the coding sequence GTGAACGTCACCGTCCGTCCAGCCGACCCCGACGACGCGGAGGCGATACACGCACTCGGCCGTGCCGCGTGGCACGCCGCCTACGACGACGTGTTCGGCCCGGACCGGGTCGACCGTGTCGTCGACCAGTGGTGGGGCGTCGAGTCGCTCCGCGGGGCTGCGGTGGCCGAGGAACGGGCGTTCCTCGTGGCGACGGACGCGGGTGCCGTCGTGGGCGTCGCCGACGCGGGCCCGGAGCCTGGCGAACGGGGCACCTACCACCTCGGACGCCTCTACGTCCACCCCGGCCGGTGGGGCGAGGGGGTGGGTGGCCGCCTCGTCGACCACCTCCGCGGCCGACTGCCCGTGCGGGCCGAGCGCCTCCGACTCGTCGTCCTCGCGGAGAACCCGGTGGGCGTCTCGTTCTACGAGTCGTACGGCTTCGAGCGGGTGGACGAACGGGCGGGGGAGACGGACGGCGTCGAACACCGGGAGTACGTCTACGAGCTGTCGCTCGGCCCACAAGACTGA
- a CDS encoding Nif3-like dinuclear metal center hexameric protein has translation MELATFADRLDELLDVEELDGLDYAVNGLQVGPEDADVSTAAFAVDGVELTFEEAAARDADVLVVHHGISWGGIDRVTGKEYDRLDALLANDLALYAVHLPLDAHRELGNAARLAEFLELEVVDGFGRDGPATVGVRARADEPHTVDSLTERLEPLENDGVQVLEFGPDRIEDVAVLTGAGTDWLDEARELGVDALVTGEGKQPAYHEAREAGIHVFLAGHYATETFGVRALQDVVTGWDEGLETTYIEHPTGL, from the coding sequence ATGGAACTCGCTACCTTCGCCGACCGACTGGACGAGCTGCTGGACGTCGAGGAACTGGACGGCCTCGACTACGCCGTCAACGGCCTGCAGGTCGGCCCGGAGGATGCCGACGTGTCGACGGCCGCGTTCGCCGTCGACGGCGTGGAACTCACGTTCGAGGAGGCCGCCGCCCGCGACGCGGACGTGCTCGTCGTCCACCACGGCATCTCGTGGGGCGGCATCGACCGCGTCACCGGCAAGGAGTACGACCGGCTCGACGCGCTGCTGGCGAACGACCTCGCGTTGTACGCGGTCCACCTGCCGCTCGACGCCCACCGCGAACTCGGCAACGCCGCCCGACTCGCCGAGTTCCTCGAACTGGAGGTGGTCGACGGGTTCGGTCGCGATGGCCCGGCCACCGTCGGGGTCCGGGCCCGGGCGGACGAGCCGCACACCGTCGACTCGCTGACCGAGCGACTTGAGCCCCTCGAGAACGACGGTGTGCAGGTCCTCGAGTTCGGCCCGGACCGTATCGAGGACGTGGCCGTCCTCACCGGCGCCGGCACCGACTGGCTGGACGAGGCCCGCGAACTCGGCGTCGACGCGCTCGTCACCGGCGAGGGGAAACAGCCGGCGTACCACGAGGCCCGCGAGGCCGGCATCCACGTCTTCCTCGCCGGCCACTACGCCACCGAGACGTTCGGCGTCAGAGCGCTGCAGGACGTGGTGACGGGGTGGGACGAGGGCCTCGAGACGACGTACATCGAGCACCCGACGGGACTCTGA
- the speB gene encoding agmatinase: MFPGAIADRETADYAVLGAPLDVSTTFQPGTRFGPERVRRFAHTFDDYDHHTDQFFTELAVHDAGDERAWDDAEEYLTFLEGTLSDLHAAGTVPLLVGGEHTVSVAGVRAADPDVFVCLDAHLDLRAEYDGNPLSHATATRHALEVADEAIVLGARTGSPEEWERASEADVTVVAPEDVAAWAPDFDSDREVYLSVDIDGADPGFAPGTGTMEPFGLTPREMRDVVRAVAPRATAFDVVEVNDRDDGQAASLAGKLLREFVYHHAASR; encoded by the coding sequence ATGTTTCCCGGGGCGATAGCCGACCGAGAGACCGCCGACTACGCAGTCCTCGGGGCGCCGCTCGACGTCTCGACGACGTTCCAGCCCGGCACCCGCTTCGGGCCGGAGCGCGTCCGCCGGTTCGCCCACACCTTCGACGACTACGACCACCACACCGACCAGTTCTTCACCGAGCTCGCGGTCCACGACGCCGGCGACGAGCGCGCGTGGGACGACGCCGAGGAGTACCTCACTTTCCTCGAGGGGACGCTCTCGGACCTCCACGCCGCGGGGACCGTCCCGCTCCTCGTCGGCGGCGAGCACACCGTCTCGGTCGCCGGCGTGCGCGCGGCGGACCCCGACGTGTTCGTCTGTCTCGACGCCCACCTCGACCTCCGGGCAGAGTACGACGGGAACCCCCTCTCTCACGCCACCGCGACCCGCCACGCGCTCGAGGTGGCCGACGAGGCCATCGTCCTCGGCGCGCGCACCGGGTCGCCCGAGGAGTGGGAGCGCGCCAGCGAGGCCGACGTGACCGTCGTCGCACCCGAGGACGTGGCAGCGTGGGCCCCCGACTTCGACTCGGACCGCGAGGTGTACCTCTCGGTCGACATCGACGGCGCTGACCCCGGCTTCGCCCCGGGGACGGGGACGATGGAGCCGTTCGGCCTCACCCCCCGCGAGATGCGTGACGTGGTCCGGGCCGTCGCCCCGCGAGCCACGGCGTTCGACGTCGTCGAGGTCAACGACCGGGACGACGGTCAGGCCGCGTCGCTGGCGGGCAAACTCCTCCGGGAGTTCGTTTATCACCACGCCGCCAGTCGGTGA
- a CDS encoding translation initiation factor IF-5A translates to MAREQTEVRELQEGNYVMINDVPSKITSYSTSKPGKHGSAKARVEGTGVFDNQKRNFTQPVDAKVWVPIITRKQGQVLSTSGGEMQVMDLETYETFTMRVPDDLSPSSDDEIEFLEYESQRKIV, encoded by the coding sequence ATGGCGAGAGAGCAGACCGAGGTTCGTGAACTCCAGGAGGGCAACTACGTCATGATAAACGACGTGCCCTCGAAGATCACCTCCTACTCCACCTCGAAGCCGGGCAAGCACGGCAGCGCGAAGGCTCGTGTCGAGGGGACGGGCGTCTTCGACAACCAGAAACGCAACTTCACCCAGCCGGTCGACGCGAAGGTCTGGGTCCCCATCATCACCCGGAAGCAGGGGCAGGTCCTCTCGACCTCCGGCGGCGAGATGCAGGTGATGGACCTCGAGACCTACGAGACGTTCACGATGCGCGTCCCGGACGACCTCAGCCCCTCGTCGGACGACGAGATTGAGTTCCTCGAGTACGAGAGCCAGCGGAAGATCGTCTGA